In one window of Mucilaginibacter auburnensis DNA:
- a CDS encoding tetratricopeptide repeat protein has product MRLAVITSFLIFSSIEHAAAQNAYFKLGQQAYIDGNFKAAIRQLEKGCLIDSTNANALWMLGYSYYHSDNLAKSIATFTKEISITPNDASAYYYRALAKYRSGKGSQVLADKEKFLLGAIVDFTKAITLSPSDAKIASFYQNRAIAYRDYGVFKLETAGKQFDRTRGLNSLRAAMGDLQKVLDSDPGRSDIASIMEFTKDKLSTSTVSTLHH; this is encoded by the coding sequence ATGAGGTTAGCGGTAATTACATCTTTTCTGATCTTCTCTTCAATTGAGCATGCAGCTGCGCAAAATGCCTATTTTAAGTTAGGTCAGCAAGCTTATATTGATGGTAACTTTAAAGCTGCCATAAGGCAATTGGAGAAGGGCTGTTTAATTGATTCAACCAACGCCAATGCTTTGTGGATGTTAGGGTATTCTTATTACCATAGCGATAATCTGGCAAAATCTATAGCAACATTTACCAAAGAGATTTCCATTACCCCTAATGATGCTTCGGCTTATTACTACCGTGCATTGGCAAAGTACCGCTCAGGCAAAGGGAGCCAGGTATTGGCCGACAAAGAAAAATTTTTACTGGGTGCAATAGTTGACTTTACGAAAGCTATCACATTAAGCCCAAGCGACGCTAAAATCGCCAGCTTTTATCAAAACAGGGCCATTGCATACCGCGATTACGGTGTATTTAAACTTGAAACGGCAGGAAAACAATTTGACAGAACACGCGGACTTAACTCATTAAGAGCAGCAATGGGCGATCTGCAAAAGGTTTTAGATTCTGATCCGGGTCGTTCTGATATTGCTTCGATAATGGAGTTTACCAAAGACAAGCTTTCAACTTCCACTGTCAGTACACTGCATCACTAA